The following are encoded in a window of Actinomyces oris genomic DNA:
- a CDS encoding MraY family glycosyltransferase: MKVYLLVMAIAAATTYVAVPIIRHIALVGNALTPVRARDVHSTPIPRLGGVAMFFGLFSAISVASTIPYLSDVIDSSAWAVVLGAGLVCLLGVVDDLWELDWMTKLAGQILAAGVMAWQGVQLLTFPVAGLTIGSSRLSLISTVIVVVAAINAVNFVDGLDGLAAGIIGIGSTAFFLYTYVLTRATSPGSYSSLAATIVAALIGVCVGFLPHNFNPATIFMGDSGAMQLGLVSAASTIIVTGQIDPGSFDGSRALPAFMPILLPLAVLLLPLTDMMMAIVRRTRKGLSPTHPDRMHMHHRLLAAGHSHRRAVLVMYLWAAVASFPVAAMAFFPLPWVLAGLALAVLFAFVVTVDLMPGVRHGLRSALRRRQDRQEQRIVISRNVSGTGEVTRPAEGQAPQGIALQTSPGSSERTRQ; encoded by the coding sequence GTGAAGGTCTACCTCCTGGTCATGGCCATTGCTGCGGCGACCACCTACGTGGCCGTGCCGATCATCCGGCACATCGCCCTGGTGGGTAACGCGCTGACCCCCGTGCGGGCCCGCGACGTCCACTCCACGCCCATCCCGCGCCTGGGCGGCGTGGCCATGTTCTTCGGCCTGTTCTCCGCGATCTCCGTGGCCTCCACGATCCCCTACCTCTCCGACGTCATCGACTCCAGCGCCTGGGCGGTGGTCCTGGGGGCGGGACTGGTGTGCCTGCTCGGCGTCGTCGACGACCTGTGGGAGCTGGACTGGATGACTAAGCTCGCCGGCCAGATCCTGGCCGCCGGCGTCATGGCCTGGCAGGGCGTCCAGCTCCTCACCTTCCCCGTGGCGGGGCTGACGATCGGCTCCTCACGTCTGTCGCTCATCTCCACCGTCATCGTCGTGGTGGCGGCCATCAACGCCGTCAACTTCGTCGACGGGCTCGACGGGCTGGCGGCCGGCATCATCGGGATCGGCTCGACCGCCTTCTTCCTGTACACCTATGTCCTCACCCGCGCCACGAGCCCGGGCTCCTACAGCTCCCTGGCCGCCACCATCGTGGCCGCGCTCATCGGTGTGTGCGTGGGCTTCCTGCCCCACAACTTCAACCCAGCCACCATCTTCATGGGTGACTCCGGGGCGATGCAGCTGGGACTGGTCTCAGCGGCCTCCACCATCATCGTCACCGGGCAGATCGATCCGGGCAGCTTCGACGGATCGCGCGCCCTGCCCGCCTTCATGCCGATCCTCCTGCCATTGGCGGTCCTCCTGCTGCCACTGACCGACATGATGATGGCGATCGTGCGCCGCACCCGGAAGGGGTTGAGTCCCACCCACCCCGACCGCATGCACATGCACCACCGGCTCCTGGCGGCCGGGCACTCCCACCGCCGCGCGGTGCTGGTCATGTACCTGTGGGCGGCGGTCGCCTCCTTCCCCGTGGCTGCCATGGCCTTCTTCCCTCTGCCCTGGGTGCTGGCGGGGCTCGCCCTCGCGGTGCTGTTCGCCTTCGTCGTCACCGTCGACCTCATGCCCGGGGTGCGCCACGGCCTGCGCTCGGCGCTGCGCCGGCGCCAGGATCGCCAGGAGCAGCGGATCGTCATCTCCCGCAACGTCTCGGGAACCGGTGAGGTGACGCGCCCGGCCGAGGGGCAGGCGCCGCAGGGGATAGCCCTGCAGACGTCGCCGGGCTCCTCTGAAAGGACACGCCAGTGA
- a CDS encoding 5-methylcytosine restriction system specificity protein McrC gives MTAALPGRARNGAPGRPHQRGPSTVLLKNVYYMLAYAFKALETGEHRRLAAEDFEHVHDMLAAILTGGLDNQRRRGFERDYQPFNEDLTVVRGRIDPAATMRLRARRRSLVRCGYDERTENTLMNRLLKTTALRLILHGDVAPARRKRLKSTLLVMGDVEVMSVGDLRQLHWDSLRFHRGNRSYRLLMGVCRLVLDERLLSGADGAVSLADFLDPQELSALYERFVLAYFRRHHPHLRAGAPWVSGGIEDAPVFLPGLHTDIVLTGPQRTLIIDTKCYGRILGSRYDKSILSPANRNQIYSYVMHEASDPRQSGREVAGMLLYAQTAVDPPVRETWTETGHRFHVRTLDLDRDFTEIAVQLDDVAALLASI, from the coding sequence ATGACAGCCGCCCTGCCCGGCCGGGCGCGGAACGGGGCTCCCGGCCGACCGCACCAGCGTGGTCCCAGCACCGTCCTGCTCAAGAACGTCTACTACATGCTCGCCTACGCCTTCAAGGCCCTGGAGACCGGCGAGCACCGGCGCCTGGCGGCCGAGGACTTCGAGCACGTCCACGACATGCTCGCCGCCATCCTGACCGGTGGGCTGGACAACCAGCGCCGACGCGGTTTCGAGCGGGACTATCAGCCCTTCAACGAGGACCTGACGGTGGTGCGGGGACGCATCGACCCGGCCGCCACGATGCGTCTGAGGGCGCGCCGCAGGAGCCTGGTGCGCTGCGGATACGACGAGCGCACCGAGAACACCCTCATGAACCGGCTTCTCAAGACCACCGCCCTGCGCTTGATCCTGCACGGCGACGTCGCCCCGGCCCGCCGGAAGCGTCTGAAGTCCACACTGCTCGTCATGGGCGACGTCGAGGTGATGAGCGTCGGGGACCTGCGCCAGCTGCACTGGGACAGCTTGCGCTTCCACCGCGGTAACCGCTCCTACCGGCTGCTCATGGGCGTGTGCCGACTCGTCCTGGACGAGCGGCTGCTCAGCGGCGCCGACGGCGCAGTCAGCCTCGCCGACTTCCTCGACCCCCAGGAGCTGAGCGCCCTGTACGAGCGCTTCGTCCTGGCCTACTTCCGCCGCCACCACCCCCACCTGCGTGCCGGTGCTCCCTGGGTGAGCGGCGGCATCGAGGACGCCCCGGTCTTCCTCCCGGGACTGCACACCGACATCGTCCTGACCGGGCCGCAGCGGACCCTCATCATCGACACCAAGTGCTACGGGCGCATCCTCGGCTCCCGCTACGACAAGTCGATCCTGTCCCCGGCCAACCGCAACCAGATCTACAGCTACGTCATGCACGAGGCCAGTGACCCCCGGCAGTCCGGGCGTGAGGTCGCCGGCATGCTGCTCTACGCCCAAACCGCCGTCGACCCGCCGGTCCGCGAGACCTGGACCGAGACCGGGCACCGCTTCCACGTGCGCACCCTCGACCTGGACCGGGACTTCACCGAGATCGCCGTACAGCTCGACGACGTCGCTGCCCTGCTCGCGTCAATCTGA
- a CDS encoding L-threonylcarbamoyladenylate synthase — MRDVSHPPQPSASTAHPHPDSLQPACDHLRAGGIVILPTDTVYGIGCNAADAAAVERLLAAKGRGRQMPPPVLVADPADLIGLVAQVPEAARALMEAFWPGALTLILEADETLTWDLGETGGTLAVRMPAHELTLNLLRRSGPLAVTSANPTGAPPATDAASARAAFPGRVRDIEELTADGEAAGADWREDILLLDGGATPGPVPSTIVTLAGAHARAPRILRQGVLALADLERVAGVALSERTAGAGCGRTGVGA, encoded by the coding sequence ATGCGGGACGTGAGCCACCCCCCGCAGCCCTCCGCGAGCACCGCTCATCCCCACCCCGACTCCCTCCAACCGGCCTGCGATCACCTGCGCGCAGGCGGGATCGTCATCCTGCCCACGGACACCGTCTACGGCATCGGCTGCAACGCCGCCGACGCCGCGGCCGTCGAGCGGCTGCTGGCCGCCAAGGGGCGCGGACGCCAGATGCCCCCGCCGGTCCTCGTGGCCGACCCCGCCGACCTGATCGGGCTCGTCGCCCAGGTGCCCGAGGCCGCCCGAGCCCTCATGGAGGCCTTCTGGCCCGGGGCGCTCACCCTCATCCTGGAGGCCGACGAGACCCTGACCTGGGACCTGGGGGAGACCGGCGGCACCCTCGCCGTGCGCATGCCCGCCCACGAGCTCACCCTGAACCTCCTGCGCCGCAGCGGCCCGCTGGCCGTCACCTCCGCCAACCCCACCGGCGCGCCGCCCGCCACCGACGCCGCCTCCGCCCGGGCCGCCTTCCCCGGCCGGGTCCGGGACATCGAAGAGCTCACGGCGGATGGTGAAGCCGCCGGCGCCGACTGGCGCGAGGACATCCTGCTGCTCGACGGCGGAGCCACTCCGGGACCGGTTCCCTCCACCATCGTCACCCTCGCCGGGGCGCACGCCCGCGCCCCCCGGATCCTGCGCCAGGGGGTCCTGGCGCTCGCGGACCTGGAACGAGTGGCCGGTGTCGCCCTGTCGGAAAGGACGGCAGGCGCGGGGTGCGGCAGGACGGGGGTGGGCGCGTGA
- a CDS encoding DJ-1 family glyoxalase III: MPAFHAPTDQRTDKAVAVFIAPGLEEVEALATVDILFRAGIPTTMISVTPERAVVSSHNIVVTCDLALAEANLDDYDMLVLPGGIPGTPNLKAVEPLMAAVTERVRTGRPVAAICAAPSILAELGLLEGRQATSNPGFVGVLAEHGAQVSQAAVVTDGPVITSRGMGTAIDFGLEIVRHYLGEEAVDDVKAKIVYQG; encoded by the coding sequence ATGCCCGCTTTCCACGCGCCCACCGATCAGAGGACCGACAAGGCCGTCGCCGTCTTCATCGCCCCCGGGCTGGAGGAGGTCGAGGCGCTGGCGACCGTGGACATCCTCTTCCGCGCCGGTATCCCCACGACGATGATCTCCGTGACTCCCGAGCGGGCCGTCGTCTCCTCCCACAACATCGTCGTCACCTGTGACCTCGCCCTGGCCGAGGCGAACCTGGACGACTACGACATGCTCGTCCTGCCCGGCGGCATCCCCGGCACCCCCAACCTCAAGGCCGTCGAGCCCCTCATGGCCGCGGTCACCGAGCGGGTGCGCACCGGCCGGCCCGTGGCCGCGATCTGCGCCGCCCCCTCGATCCTGGCCGAGCTGGGCCTGCTCGAGGGCCGCCAGGCGACGTCGAACCCCGGCTTCGTGGGCGTGCTCGCCGAGCACGGCGCGCAGGTCAGCCAGGCCGCCGTCGTCACCGACGGCCCCGTCATCACCTCCCGCGGCATGGGAACCGCCATCGACTTCGGCTTGGAGATCGTGCGCCACTACCTGGGCGAGGAGGCCGTTGACGACGTCAAGGCCAAGATCGTCTACCAGGGCTGA
- a CDS encoding response regulator yields MADTPAGTTTDHHQPADASASLRVLVVDDHALVRSGVRSELTAHAPDLDVIAEADDVEGAIAAVHALRPDVVLLDVHLPGGNGGGGAEVVASCHDVPETRFLALSVSDASDDVVGVIRAGARGYVTKAISTEDLAQAVRRVAAGDAAFSPRLAGFVLDAFGAGAGEVAVADTELDRLSAREREVMRLIARGYTYKECASELFISVKTVETHVSAVLRKLQLSNRNELTRWAVARRIV; encoded by the coding sequence ATGGCTGACACGCCCGCCGGTACCACCACAGACCACCACCAGCCCGCCGATGCGAGTGCGTCCCTGCGGGTCCTGGTCGTCGACGACCACGCCCTGGTCCGCTCCGGGGTGCGCTCCGAGCTGACCGCCCACGCCCCCGACCTGGACGTCATCGCCGAGGCCGACGACGTCGAGGGCGCCATCGCCGCCGTCCACGCCCTGCGGCCCGACGTCGTCCTGCTCGACGTCCACCTGCCCGGCGGCAACGGCGGGGGAGGGGCCGAGGTCGTCGCCTCCTGCCACGACGTCCCCGAGACGCGCTTCCTGGCCCTGAGCGTCTCGGACGCCAGCGACGACGTCGTCGGAGTCATCCGGGCCGGCGCCCGCGGCTACGTCACCAAGGCGATCTCCACCGAGGACCTGGCCCAGGCCGTGCGGCGCGTGGCCGCCGGAGACGCCGCCTTCTCCCCGCGCCTGGCCGGATTCGTCCTGGACGCCTTCGGTGCCGGAGCGGGCGAGGTGGCGGTGGCCGACACCGAGCTCGACCGTCTCTCAGCGCGCGAGCGGGAGGTCATGCGACTCATCGCCCGCGGCTACACCTACAAGGAGTGTGCCTCCGAGCTGTTCATCTCGGTCAAGACCGTCGAGACCCACGTCTCCGCGGTCCTGCGCAAGCTCCAGCTGTCCAACCGCAACGAGCTCACCCGCTGGGCCGTGGCCCGCCGCATCGTGTAG
- a CDS encoding ATP-binding protein: MTTAQQRGTQPSPTAGGPAYSWSPPRQLRRRPPLRRLPHQLGPAPADLSVEAARMRRPARIAGVCAGLGLHLGIPVRYIRALMVVLALGGGAGALLYALLWATLPGENGPAGEVPASVVSRARLAARLRSGRGTAESRADGGAPLGLSQTVIDGGALLLAALFLAAWRLGLLDRIGAVGVIIVVITGAALAWSQMDNLVGPDRNLSAVLRVAGGVCLAVVGILVWVAADSTPYKLISGLITGGALVVGIGVVLAPLWLRTNRALADTRAAEIREAERADIAAHLHDSVLQTLTLIRKRADEPETVARLARSQERELRAWLYTDRPAPGTSVADAFTDLAGEIEDRYGVAVDAVCVGDRAPDRDTEVIVAAAREALSNAVRHGAPPVSLYVEAGEESLEVFVRDHGPGFDLDAIAEDRHGVRQSIIARMERHGGSARVRRMSTGTEVALTLPERAH, from the coding sequence ATGACGACAGCTCAGCAGCGGGGTACGCAGCCCTCGCCGACCGCCGGCGGGCCCGCGTACTCCTGGAGCCCCCCGCGCCAGCTGCGGCGACGCCCCCCTCTGCGCCGCCTGCCCCACCAGCTGGGGCCGGCGCCGGCCGACCTGTCCGTCGAGGCCGCCCGTATGCGCCGCCCCGCCCGCATCGCCGGCGTCTGCGCGGGGCTGGGGCTCCACCTGGGCATCCCCGTGCGATACATCCGCGCGCTCATGGTCGTCCTGGCCCTCGGCGGCGGCGCGGGAGCCCTGCTCTACGCCCTGCTGTGGGCGACCCTCCCCGGGGAGAACGGGCCGGCAGGAGAGGTGCCCGCCTCGGTGGTCTCCCGCGCCCGCCTGGCGGCTCGCCTCAGGAGTGGGAGAGGTACCGCAGAGTCTCGGGCGGACGGCGGCGCCCCCCTGGGCCTGTCGCAGACGGTCATCGACGGCGGCGCACTCCTCCTGGCGGCCCTGTTCCTGGCCGCCTGGCGCTTAGGGCTGCTGGACCGGATCGGTGCGGTGGGAGTCATCATCGTCGTCATCACCGGAGCGGCCCTGGCCTGGTCGCAGATGGACAACCTAGTCGGCCCGGACCGCAACCTGAGCGCTGTCCTGCGGGTGGCGGGCGGGGTGTGCCTGGCCGTCGTCGGCATCCTGGTGTGGGTGGCCGCCGACAGCACCCCCTACAAGCTCATCTCCGGGCTCATCACCGGAGGGGCGCTCGTGGTGGGCATCGGCGTGGTCCTGGCGCCCCTGTGGCTGCGGACCAACCGGGCCCTGGCTGACACCCGCGCCGCCGAGATCCGTGAGGCCGAGCGCGCCGACATCGCCGCCCACCTGCACGACTCCGTCCTCCAGACCCTCACCCTCATCCGTAAGCGCGCCGACGAGCCTGAGACGGTGGCCCGCCTTGCCCGCTCCCAGGAGCGCGAGCTGCGAGCCTGGCTCTACACCGACCGTCCCGCGCCGGGTACCTCCGTGGCCGACGCCTTCACCGACCTGGCCGGCGAGATCGAGGACCGCTACGGCGTGGCCGTCGACGCCGTGTGCGTCGGCGACCGGGCTCCCGACCGCGACACTGAGGTCATCGTCGCCGCCGCCCGCGAGGCCCTGTCCAACGCGGTGCGCCACGGCGCCCCACCGGTCTCCCTCTACGTCGAGGCCGGTGAGGAGAGCCTGGAGGTGTTCGTGCGCGACCACGGCCCTGGCTTCGACCTCGACGCCATCGCCGAGGACCGCCACGGCGTGCGCCAGTCCATCATCGCCCGCATGGAGCGCCACGGCGGCAGCGCCCGAGTGCGCCGCATGTCCACCGGCACCGAGGTGGCGCTGACTCTCCCCGAGCGAGCCCACTGA
- a CDS encoding SdpI family protein: MVETACSVLMSLILSVTGILLVVLGRRMAKRRLPPNSWAGVRYEIALRSEENWYTMQAWCAAATVGLGVVLLDSAVLFAVQAALHETISILIPMAIMLVQMAAGIAFLHVQARRCAAELTQSA, translated from the coding sequence ATGGTTGAGACAGCATGCTCCGTACTCATGAGCCTGATCCTGAGCGTGACCGGCATCCTCCTCGTGGTGCTGGGACGCCGGATGGCGAAGCGCAGGCTCCCGCCGAACTCGTGGGCGGGAGTGCGTTACGAGATCGCGCTACGCTCCGAGGAGAACTGGTACACGATGCAGGCCTGGTGCGCGGCGGCGACTGTGGGACTGGGTGTGGTTCTCCTCGACTCAGCAGTCCTCTTCGCCGTTCAGGCGGCCCTGCATGAGACGATCTCGATCCTGATCCCCATGGCCATCATGCTGGTTCAGATGGCTGCCGGTATCGCATTCCTTCACGTTCAGGCCCGCAGGTGCGCCGCGGAGCTGACACAGAGCGCATAG
- a CDS encoding alpha-amylase, whose translation MTENHAQPSPANPDDVVNPLMLQAFAWDLPADSTHWRLLADNAALLADCGVSSVWLPPAYKGQAGVEDVGYGVYDTYDLGEFDQKGTVPTKYGTKEDYLAAIEALHAAGISVVADIVLNHRMGGDATEVVRATPADPHDRTRPIGETEEITAWTRYTFPGRAGAYSDFTWDWTCFHGTDWDEARHQQGVWLFEGKQWNENVNDEFGNYDYLMGSDVHVIDPAVSAEMDRWGRWYVETTGVDGLRLDALKHVGADFFARWLPELRRATGRALPAVGEYWSHDVAELEGYLEAVPFMSLFDVPLHFHLHAASTSNGDVDLTRLFEGTLVAADPARAVTFVENHDTQPGQSLASTIEPWFKPSAYALILLREAGTPCVFWGDLFGTPETGDLPAVTELPLLMTMRRALAHGPQHDALDDPDVVGFAREGDEAHPGSGLAVVLSDRRAATKRLHVGARHAGEQWICVLGGHEPVTVAEDGSVELPVSDGGLSVYAPQAARPILDSAEQHLLRQR comes from the coding sequence GTGACCGAGAACCACGCCCAGCCCAGCCCCGCCAACCCGGACGACGTCGTCAACCCCCTCATGCTCCAGGCCTTCGCCTGGGACCTGCCCGCCGACTCCACCCACTGGCGCCTCCTGGCGGACAACGCCGCCCTCTTGGCCGACTGCGGGGTGAGCTCGGTGTGGCTGCCGCCCGCCTACAAGGGACAGGCCGGCGTAGAGGACGTCGGCTACGGCGTCTACGACACCTACGACCTGGGCGAGTTCGACCAGAAGGGCACCGTCCCCACCAAGTACGGCACCAAGGAGGACTACCTGGCCGCCATCGAGGCCCTGCACGCGGCCGGCATCAGCGTCGTGGCGGACATCGTCCTCAACCACCGCATGGGCGGGGACGCCACCGAGGTCGTGCGTGCCACGCCCGCCGACCCCCACGACCGCACGCGCCCCATTGGTGAGACCGAGGAGATTACGGCCTGGACCCGCTACACCTTCCCGGGGCGCGCCGGCGCCTACTCGGACTTCACCTGGGACTGGACCTGCTTTCATGGCACCGACTGGGACGAGGCCCGTCACCAGCAGGGCGTCTGGCTCTTCGAGGGCAAGCAGTGGAACGAGAACGTCAATGACGAGTTCGGCAACTACGACTACCTCATGGGCTCTGATGTCCACGTCATCGACCCCGCCGTCAGCGCCGAGATGGACCGTTGGGGGCGCTGGTACGTGGAGACCACCGGCGTCGACGGTCTGCGCCTGGACGCACTCAAGCACGTCGGCGCCGATTTCTTCGCCCGCTGGCTGCCTGAGCTGCGCCGCGCCACCGGCCGCGCCCTGCCGGCCGTGGGCGAGTACTGGTCCCACGACGTCGCCGAGCTGGAGGGCTACCTGGAGGCCGTGCCCTTCATGAGCCTGTTCGACGTCCCCCTCCACTTCCACCTGCACGCGGCCTCCACCTCCAATGGCGACGTCGACCTGACCCGGCTCTTCGAGGGCACCCTCGTGGCCGCCGACCCCGCGCGCGCCGTCACCTTCGTGGAGAACCACGACACCCAGCCGGGCCAGTCCCTGGCCTCCACCATCGAGCCCTGGTTCAAGCCCTCGGCCTACGCCCTCATCCTGCTGCGCGAAGCTGGAACCCCCTGCGTCTTCTGGGGCGACCTGTTCGGCACGCCCGAGACCGGCGACCTGCCGGCCGTCACCGAGCTGCCGCTGCTCATGACCATGCGACGCGCCCTGGCCCACGGCCCCCAGCACGACGCCCTCGACGACCCCGACGTCGTCGGCTTCGCGCGCGAGGGCGACGAGGCCCACCCCGGCTCCGGGCTCGCCGTCGTCCTGTCCGACCGCAGGGCCGCCACTAAGCGTCTCCACGTCGGGGCGCGGCACGCCGGCGAGCAATGGATCTGCGTCCTGGGCGGGCACGAGCCGGTCACCGTCGCCGAGGACGGCAGCGTGGAGCTGCCCGTGTCCGACGGCGGCCTGAGCGTCTACGCGCCGCAGGCCGCCCGGCCGATCCTGGACAGCGCCGAGCAGCACCTCCTGCGCCAGCGCTGA
- the atpB gene encoding F0F1 ATP synthase subunit A gives MISRPVGQALKRERHREDLLSTNTVTENGTAADDVAVPRTADAKPFVKPLWYWGLLIVLVAVIAKTAVPALTVAEGHELQKPGAEDFFPVAIFGEGTLLEFNRLTLVRVVMAVALCLTAGAVASRIKIVPGRGQALLEIIADFVRSNVAFALLGKKNGRRFAPLLGTLFLGVLAMNLAGVIPGLNIAASSVVAVPMVFAALTYVTFIGAGIREQGVGHFLASQLFPPGLPKVMYLLITPIEFLSNFIVRPVTLTLRLLCNMVSGHMLLGMTFFGTTSLLLHLQASSTISLLTGAAMIVMTLFEIFVAVLQAYIFTILSAVYIKLSIEAH, from the coding sequence GTGATCAGCAGGCCTGTCGGGCAGGCCTTGAAGCGTGAGAGACATCGGGAGGATCTCCTGTCCACCAACACCGTCACCGAGAACGGCACGGCAGCCGACGACGTCGCCGTGCCGCGGACGGCTGACGCCAAGCCGTTCGTCAAGCCGCTGTGGTACTGGGGGCTCCTGATCGTCCTGGTTGCGGTGATCGCGAAGACCGCGGTGCCCGCCCTCACCGTCGCGGAGGGCCACGAGCTTCAGAAGCCCGGTGCTGAGGACTTCTTCCCCGTCGCGATCTTCGGTGAGGGGACTCTCCTGGAGTTCAACCGGCTCACCCTCGTCCGCGTTGTCATGGCGGTTGCCCTGTGTCTGACGGCGGGAGCGGTCGCCAGCCGGATCAAGATCGTCCCCGGGCGCGGCCAGGCCCTGCTGGAGATCATCGCCGACTTCGTGCGCAGCAATGTGGCCTTCGCGCTCCTGGGCAAGAAGAACGGCCGCCGCTTCGCCCCGTTGCTGGGAACCCTCTTCCTGGGCGTGCTCGCCATGAACCTCGCCGGCGTCATCCCCGGCCTCAACATCGCCGCCTCCTCGGTGGTGGCCGTCCCCATGGTGTTCGCCGCCCTGACCTACGTCACCTTCATCGGCGCCGGCATCAGGGAGCAGGGGGTCGGGCACTTCCTCGCCTCCCAGCTCTTCCCGCCGGGCCTGCCCAAGGTGATGTATCTGCTCATCACCCCCATCGAGTTCCTCTCGAACTTCATTGTGCGGCCGGTGACGCTCACGCTGCGTCTGCTGTGCAACATGGTCTCCGGGCACATGCTGCTCGGCATGACCTTCTTCGGCACCACCAGCCTGCTCCTGCACCTTCAGGCATCCTCGACGATCAGCCTCCTGACCGGGGCGGCCATGATCGTGATGACCCTGTTCGAGATTTTCGTTGCGGTCCTGCAGGCCTACATCTTCACCATCCTCAGTGCCGTCTACATCAAGCTCTCCATCGAGGCCCACTAG
- a CDS encoding PspC domain-containing protein → MNDKPTSPSDGGSPTGSDSSDSSASPASSESSASADSHGADGAQRSSQQSPPYGPQPGPAPSFQQHDGPQPEPQRGSTHRFFDSLRGSGLMRTNERWVAGVAGGVAYRFDLDPTLVRCVWVVLSLFAGVGLVLYGLAWALLPEESDGRIHLEEAFSGRFNAGLAGAIGMTIVGMSTFSNGFIPNWYVHEAGIAAALWPLFWLGLFILGIVFLIRRAQDRRASRKAARGPRGPQPWQASAPGAAQAPGSRPGVQAGGFASAWDSSAPGSGTPAFNQSAGGQSWQSRSYRQRPPYQPVPMPVRPARPRRPGPGSSLSLAVLGLGLLTAAGVWYATVTHHLGLLQGQFILIGILVALLGAGIVVSGLRRRHGGWMTVLGWPVLFVVAIPALATASIVPTSLARMPFETLKNSTTAASSTVTWQELTASASGGSVTRSKDIGDLTLDLRGMPAEEAGKLSTITAHLDVGTLRIKTDTDQRVEVRADVDMGAIDSQVARAWTVNGRQMNQDDEGPRTYDATGKTIPAYSSSSGGLNTKRTLASPNSDNQRPRITINASVDTGTINIEERSNTASWYGNVEEPVWIVSTWFDEKGDAHGDDLPVPGMNHPAITAKDAETCIRTAHESVDEDDRSEDVGWSNLSDLTSAERTSYDSCVQRALSGQGAGQPSASPSPSGAAAATPSPTLTKQSATASPTAG, encoded by the coding sequence ATGAACGACAAGCCCACTTCCCCGTCTGACGGTGGTTCCCCCACCGGTTCCGATTCCTCTGACTCCTCCGCATCCCCTGCATCCTCTGAATCCTCTGCATCTGCCGACTCCCACGGCGCCGACGGCGCCCAGCGCAGCTCCCAGCAGAGTCCGCCGTACGGACCGCAGCCGGGCCCAGCCCCCTCCTTCCAGCAGCACGACGGCCCGCAGCCGGAGCCTCAGAGGGGATCGACCCACCGCTTCTTCGACTCCTTGCGCGGCTCGGGTCTCATGCGCACCAATGAGCGCTGGGTCGCGGGCGTAGCCGGTGGCGTGGCCTACCGCTTCGACCTGGACCCCACCCTGGTGCGTTGCGTGTGGGTGGTGCTCTCACTCTTCGCCGGTGTCGGTCTGGTCCTCTACGGACTGGCCTGGGCCCTCCTGCCCGAGGAGTCCGATGGGCGCATCCACCTGGAGGAGGCCTTCTCCGGCCGTTTCAACGCAGGGCTAGCGGGGGCTATCGGGATGACAATCGTCGGGATGTCGACGTTCAGCAACGGCTTCATCCCCAACTGGTACGTCCATGAGGCGGGGATCGCCGCCGCCCTGTGGCCCCTGTTCTGGCTGGGGCTGTTCATTCTCGGCATCGTCTTCCTCATCCGCCGCGCCCAGGACCGGCGCGCGAGCCGGAAGGCCGCTCGAGGCCCTCGGGGCCCCCAGCCCTGGCAGGCCTCCGCTCCCGGTGCCGCGCAGGCACCGGGCAGCCGCCCCGGCGTCCAGGCCGGCGGCTTCGCATCGGCCTGGGACTCTTCAGCGCCTGGCTCCGGCACCCCGGCCTTCAACCAGTCGGCCGGCGGACAGAGCTGGCAGAGCCGCTCCTACCGGCAGCGCCCGCCGTACCAGCCAGTGCCTATGCCGGTCCGCCCGGCGCGCCCGCGCCGTCCCGGCCCCGGTTCCTCGCTGTCGCTGGCGGTCCTGGGCCTGGGACTCCTGACCGCGGCGGGCGTCTGGTACGCCACGGTGACCCACCACCTGGGTCTGCTCCAGGGTCAGTTCATCCTCATCGGCATCCTGGTCGCCCTCCTGGGAGCGGGGATCGTCGTCAGTGGCCTGCGTCGTCGGCACGGAGGCTGGATGACGGTGCTGGGCTGGCCGGTCCTGTTCGTCGTTGCGATCCCCGCGCTGGCCACCGCCTCGATCGTCCCCACGAGCCTGGCCCGCATGCCCTTCGAGACCCTTAAGAACTCGACCACTGCCGCCTCGAGCACGGTGACCTGGCAGGAGCTGACGGCGTCGGCCAGCGGTGGCAGCGTCACCCGCAGCAAGGACATTGGTGACCTCACCCTGGATCTGCGCGGCATGCCCGCCGAGGAGGCCGGCAAGCTCTCCACCATCACCGCCCACCTCGACGTCGGCACCCTGCGCATCAAGACCGACACCGACCAGCGGGTGGAGGTCAGGGCCGACGTCGACATGGGAGCGATCGACTCACAGGTCGCCCGGGCCTGGACCGTCAACGGCCGCCAGATGAATCAGGACGACGAGGGCCCACGCACCTATGACGCGACTGGCAAGACCATCCCCGCTTACAGCAGCTCCAGCGGCGGCCTGAACACCAAGCGCACTCTGGCCTCCCCCAACAGTGACAACCAGCGGCCGCGGATCACCATCAACGCCTCGGTGGACACCGGGACGATCAACATCGAGGAGCGCAGCAACACCGCCTCCTGGTACGGCAACGTCGAGGAGCCCGTGTGGATCGTCAGCACCTGGTTCGACGAGAAAGGCGATGCCCACGGCGACGACCTGCCGGTTCCGGGCATGAACCACCCGGCCATCACGGCCAAGGACGCTGAGACCTGCATCCGCACGGCCCACGAGAGCGTGGACGAGGACGACCGCAGCGAGGACGTCGGGTGGAGCAACCTGTCCGACCTGACCTCTGCCGAGCGCACCTCCTACGACTCCTGCGTGCAAAGGGCCCTGTCCGGGCAGGGCGCCGGGCAGCCCAGTGCGAGCCCAAGCCCCTCCGGGGCGGCCGCTGCGACACCGTCCCCGACTCTCACCAAGCAGTCCGCCACGGCCAGCCCGACAGCCGGCTGA